A single region of the Bacteroides luhongzhouii genome encodes:
- the uvrB gene encoding excinuclease ABC subunit UvrB: protein MNYELTSAYKPTGDQPEAIAQLTEGVLQGVPAQTLLGVTGSGKTFTIANVIANINKPTLILSHNKTLAAQLYSEFKGFFPNNAVEYYVSYYDYYQPEAYLPSSDTYIEKDLAINDEIDKLRLAATSALLSGRKDVVVVSSVSCIYGMGNPSDFYKNVIEIERGRMMDRNVFLRRLVDSLYVRNDIDLNRGNFRVKGDTVDIYLAYTDNLLRVTFWGDEIDGIEEVDPITGVTIAPFDAYKIYPANLFMTTKEATLRAIHEIEDDLTKQVAFFESIGKEYEAKRLYERVTYDMEMIRELGHCSGIENYSRYFDGRAAGTRPYCLLDFFPDDFLIVIDESHVSVPQIRAMYGGDRARKINLVEYGFRLPAAMDNRPLKFEEFQEMAKQVIYVSATPADYELIQSEGIVVEQVIRPTGLLDPVIEVRPSLNQIDDLMEEIQLRIEKEERVLVTTLTKRMAEELAEYLLNNNVRCNYIHSDVDTLERVKIMDDLRQGIYDVLIGVNLLREGLDLPEVSLVAILDADKEGFLRSHRSLTQTAGRAARNVNGKVIMYADRMTDSMKLTIDETNRRREKQLAYNEANGITPQQIKKARNLSVFGNAKEADELLKEKHAYVEPSTPNIAADPVVQYMSKAQMEKSIERTRKLMQEAAKKLEFIEAAQYRDELLKLEDLMKEKWG, encoded by the coding sequence ATGAATTATGAACTAACATCAGCTTATAAACCTACCGGGGATCAGCCGGAAGCGATAGCACAACTGACTGAAGGGGTACTTCAGGGGGTTCCCGCACAGACTTTACTGGGAGTGACCGGGTCGGGAAAAACATTTACCATTGCCAATGTGATCGCCAATATCAACAAACCCACGTTGATTTTGAGCCATAACAAGACATTGGCTGCCCAACTCTATAGCGAGTTTAAAGGATTCTTCCCCAATAACGCGGTAGAATATTACGTTTCTTACTATGACTATTATCAGCCGGAGGCCTATCTCCCGAGCAGTGATACTTATATAGAGAAAGATCTTGCCATCAATGACGAAATCGACAAGCTTCGACTCGCAGCCACTTCTGCCCTACTCTCCGGCCGAAAAGACGTGGTAGTGGTTTCTTCCGTATCTTGCATCTACGGTATGGGAAATCCTTCGGACTTCTACAAAAATGTCATTGAAATAGAACGGGGACGGATGATGGACCGTAATGTGTTTTTACGTCGTCTGGTAGACAGTTTGTATGTCCGCAATGATATCGACTTGAACCGTGGCAATTTCCGCGTTAAAGGTGATACCGTGGATATCTATCTGGCTTATACCGACAATCTGCTCCGTGTCACCTTTTGGGGGGATGAGATTGATGGCATAGAAGAGGTAGACCCGATCACAGGAGTCACCATTGCTCCATTCGACGCCTATAAGATTTATCCGGCCAATTTGTTTATGACGACCAAAGAGGCAACTCTCCGTGCTATCCACGAAATAGAAGATGATCTAACCAAACAAGTGGCATTCTTCGAGTCTATCGGTAAAGAATATGAAGCCAAACGACTATATGAACGGGTGACTTACGATATGGAAATGATCCGGGAGTTAGGGCATTGCTCCGGAATTGAGAATTATTCCCGTTATTTCGACGGTCGTGCTGCCGGCACTCGTCCTTATTGTCTGCTCGATTTCTTTCCGGATGATTTTCTGATTGTCATTGACGAAAGCCACGTAAGTGTACCCCAAATCCGTGCGATGTACGGAGGAGACCGTGCACGTAAAATCAATCTGGTGGAGTATGGTTTCCGATTGCCTGCGGCTATGGACAACCGTCCGTTGAAATTCGAAGAGTTTCAGGAAATGGCGAAACAGGTAATTTATGTCAGTGCCACACCGGCAGATTATGAATTGATTCAGTCTGAAGGTATCGTCGTAGAGCAGGTGATTCGTCCTACGGGACTGCTTGATCCTGTCATCGAAGTGCGCCCGAGTCTTAATCAGATTGACGACTTAATGGAAGAAATCCAGCTCCGCATTGAAAAGGAAGAACGCGTACTCGTCACCACACTAACCAAACGAATGGCAGAAGAACTGGCAGAGTATCTTCTTAATAATAATGTAAGATGTAACTATATCCATAGTGATGTTGATACATTGGAACGTGTGAAGATTATGGATGATCTCCGGCAAGGAATCTATGATGTGCTTATCGGAGTCAACCTGCTCCGTGAGGGACTCGATCTTCCGGAAGTGTCGCTCGTTGCTATTCTTGACGCTGACAAAGAAGGATTCCTCCGCTCCCACCGTTCGCTGACGCAAACCGCAGGACGTGCTGCCCGTAATGTAAACGGCAAGGTAATCATGTATGCGGACAGAATGACGGATAGCATGAAACTGACGATTGACGAAACCAATCGCCGCCGCGAAAAACAGTTGGCATACAATGAAGCAAACGGAATTACTCCGCAACAGATTAAAAAGGCCAGAAACTTGTCGGTATTCGGTAATGCAAAAGAGGCGGATGAACTGCTAAAAGAAAAACATGCTTATGTAGAACCTTCTACTCCGAACATTGCAGCAGATCCGGTAGTGCAGTATATGAGTAAAGCGCAAATGGAAAAGAGTATCGAACGTACTCGCAAACTGATGCAAGAAGCAGCCAAGAAACTCGAATTTATTGAAGCTGCACAATACCGTGACGAGTTGTTGAAACTGGAAGATTTGATGAAAGAGAAATGGGGGTAA